In Ostrea edulis chromosome 6, xbOstEdul1.1, whole genome shotgun sequence, a single window of DNA contains:
- the LOC125645626 gene encoding ATP-dependent RNA helicase DHX58-like isoform X3, protein MEDLLHTIEDSSHGEKWTKFVNIVERKGYEYVAKALRGEEVNSDVFKKYTRLLEPHKMNLVERLNPEDLLVTLETQKRVITTTDREQIKAEMKNKGPMAGTIVLLDRIWRRFENWYRAFLDVLCQKEYKYLVEEIDDEFAEEWDKKIQEGNHPEDINQQCSVDAQGQFQNFITPVQCVSDNDEYNLGSSLNINSLVSSGCSRTIKPISVSDDNLDEQVKNAEEITGEDVEETTEKEVEITKTKENHANETESNNVYPCKSVEDTTQGYVYCVESTSIEDKEVILDTFEERRYQNELAEPAKRGQNCLIIAPTGSGKTIVAVKIIQHHLQVKTRPKIKKIAFVVDKNNLAKQQHDAIQRFVDCRLKVISGDTMREEEFTDLSALLTQYDVFVITAQMLVNAMHKRDVSIESFTLLIFDECHHCHGGHSFYKTMIPYHDKKHGHLEDQIDLPQIVGCTASIGVGKAKNVDQTVEHVKVMMANLDADVLVSVQRNRQELAEKMNTPEQSIVKIQTRKTDEFGTRIKILMTKTEECLKEAADEMDDKYAANPPTTKGNEQYTQWLQDVLLKAVAKVHDPTLSRSLYTARNYLKIYNEGLILYSYARATDCLNAIIENFEELPKPAKTATKVEQHLKSLFENEIENLKVCTTDKRKSEENPLLLKLKEIIVDTYHNESDMRGIVFVRTRPLADILASWMNETDDLKHIKAKKCTGAQAQRTDGGMTKVKQKETIDLFRKGDFKLIFATTIAEEGLDIKECNLVVRYDYAGNPISQIQAKGRGRAENSRFYILASEDKSVAEREWTNSLKEPMMEDAMLIVQQEIATNNERFQLQKQELQRLAKRQREAAAQNKGVREVPDGQYVLRCLKCKEYMCLSGELRKLGSNYACIGQDFKDHVFCKKSEQVKYDGKNLKVGIGKVGCKECREKIGVVALYKEILFPVLQIKSLKIEDDMKRGDNVKKWKTVEERYFKVPPISLVDMEKISEAERLIDMD, encoded by the exons ATGGAAGATCTATTACATACTATAGAGGATAGCAGTCACGGCGAAAAGTGGACAAAATTTGTGAACATTGTTGAAAGAAAAG GTTATGAATATGTGGCCAAGGCTTTAAGGGGCGAGGAAGTGAATAGTGATGTTTTTAAGAAGTATACAAGGCTTCTTGAACCACATAAAATGAATCTTGTCGAAAGATTGAACCCAGAGGATTTACTGGTAACGTTAGAAACCCAGAAAAGGGTCATAACCACTACAGACAGAGAACAGATAAAagctgaaatgaaaaataagggtCCTATGGCTGGAACAATCGTTCTTTTAGACAGAATATGGAGAAGGTTTGAGAACTGGTACAGGGCATTCTTAGATGTGCTTTGTCAGAAAGAATACAAATATCTTGTGGAGGAGATTGATGATGAATTTGCAGAAG AATGGGACAAAAAAATCCAGGAAGGAAACCATCCCGAAGATATCAACCAACAATGTTCTGTTG ATGCACAAGGCCAGTTTCAAAATTTCATTACCCCCGTCCAATGCGTCTCTGACAATGACGAGTATAATCTGGGATCATCACTCAATATCAACTCCCTCGTCTCTTCCGGTTGTTCAAGAACCATCAAGCCAATATCCGTATCAGATGACAATCTTGATGAACAAGTCAAAAACGCAGAGGAAATTACTGGAGAAGATGTAGAGGAAACTACTGAGAAAGAAGTAGAAATTACGAAAACCAAAGAAAATCATGCCAATGAGACCGAATCAAACAATGTTTACCCGTGTAAATCAGTAGAGGACACCACGCAAG GATATGTTTATTGTGTAGAATCTACTTCAATAGAAGATAAAGAAGTAATTCTAGATACATTTGAGGAAAGAAGGTACCAGAATGAGTTGGCTGAACCTGCTAAACGAGGCCAAAACTGCTTAATAATAGCTCCAACTGGAAGTGGGAAAACAATCGTTGCTGTCAAAATTATCCAA CATCACCTACAAGTTAAGACCAGGccaaaaatcaagaaaattgcTTTTGTCGTTGACAAAAACAACTTGGCCAAACAGCAGCATGATGCAATTCAGCGTTTCGTCGATTGCCGATTGAAGGTAATATCTGGGGATACCATGCGCGAAGAGGAATTTACAGATCTGTCGGCTCTCCTCACACA GTATGACGTCTTTGTGATAACAGCCCAAATGCTCGTGAATGCAATGCATAAAAGAGATGTTAGCATTGAATCTTTCACACTCCTGATCTTTGATGAATGCCACCATTGCCATGGCGGGCATTCGTTCTATAAAACCATGATTCCTTACCATGACAAGAAACACGGTCACCTGGAGGATCAGATAGACCTACCgcag ATTGTTGGTTGCACGGCTTCTATTGGCGTTGGCAAAGCTAAAAACGTAGATCAAACCGTGGAGCATGTTAAAGTAATGATGGCCAATCTTGATGCAGACGTCCTGGTATCTGTACAAAGAAATAGGCAGGAATTGGCAGAGAAAATGAATACACCGGAGCAAT cTATCGTGAAAATACAAACTCGAAAGACAGATGAATTTGGGACAAGAATAAAGATATTAATGACGAAGACGGAAGAATGTTTGAAAGAAGCAGCAG ACGAAATGGATGATAAATATGCGGCCAATCCCCCAACTACAAAGGGAAATGAACAATACACTCAATGGCTACAGGATGTTCTTTTAAAAGCAGTTGCAAAAGTTCATGACCCTACCCTGAGTCGCTCTTTATATACAGCAAGAAATTACTTAAAG ATTTACAACGAAGGGTTGATTTTGTACTCATACGCCAGAGCGACGGATTGTTTGAATGCCATCATCGAAAACTTTGAGGAACTTCCTAAGCCAGCTAAAACAGCAACGAAAGTAGAACAACACTTAAAGAGTCTATTTGAAA ATGAGATAGAAAACCTAAAGGTCTGCACAACAGACAAAAGAAAGAGTGAAGAAAATCCCCTTCTACTAAAACTTAAAGAGATCATTGTGGATACTTATCATAATGAATCAGATATGAGAGGAATAGTTTTCGTTCGCACGCGCCCGCTCGCAGATATCCTTGCATCTTGGATGAACGAGACTGATGACCTTAAACACATTAAGGCAAAAAAATGTACTGGAGCTCAGGCGCAAAGAACTGATGGCG GAATGACTAAAGTGAAGCAGAAAGAAACCATTGATTTGTTTCGAAAGGGAGACTTTAAATTGATTTTCGCAACAACAATTGCTGAGGAGGGATTGGACATCAAAGAATGTAACCTTGTTGTAAGATATGATTATGCTGGAAACCCAATTTCGCAGATTCAAGCCAAAG GACGAGGGCGTGCTGAAAACAGCCGGTTCTATATTCTGGCATCAGAAGACAAAAGTGTTGCAGAGAGAGAGTGGACAAATTCTTTGAAAGAACCCATGATGGAAGATGCTATGTTGATAGTTCAGCAAGAAATTGCTACAAACAATGAAAGATTCCAGCTTCAAAAACAAGAGTTGCAGCGTTTGGCAAAAAGACAACGAGAAGCTGCAGCCCAGAACAAAGGCGTGAGAGAAGTTCCTGATGGACAATACGTACTCAG ATGCCTGAAATGCAAAGAATACATGTGTCTCTCCGGTGAACTGAGAAAATTAGGGTCTAATTACGCATGTATTGGTCAAGATTTTAAGGATCACGTTTTCTGTAAGAAAAGTGAACAAGTGAAGTACGATGGGAAGAATTTGAAGGTGGGCATAGGAAAGGTAGGATGCAAGGAATGTCGGGAAAAAATTGGAGTCGTCGCTCTTTACAAAGAAATCCTGTTTCCCGTCTTGCAAATTAAGTCTCTAAAAATAGAAGATGACATGAAAAGAGGGGACAACGTAAAAAAGTGGAAAACGGTGGAGGAAAGGTATTTCAAAGTACCTCCTATATCTCTGGTAGATATGGAAAAAATCTCAGAAGCAGAACGCTTGATTGATATGGATTGA
- the LOC125645626 gene encoding ATP-dependent RNA helicase DHX58-like isoform X9: protein MEDLLHTIEDSSHGEKWTKFVNIVERKGYEYVAKALRGEEVNSDVFKKYTRLLEPHKMNLVERLNPEDLLVTLETQKRVITTTDREQIKAEMKNKGPMAGTIVLLDRIWRRFENWYRAFLDVLCQKEYKYLVEEIDDEFAEEWDKKIQEGNHPEDINQQCSVDAQGQFQNFITPVQCVSDNDEYNLGSSLNINSLVSSGCSRTIKPISVSDDNLDEQVKNAEEITGEDVEETTEKEVEITKTKENHANETESNNVYPCKSVEDTTQESTSIEDKEVILDTFEERRYQNELAEPAKRGQNCLIIAPTGSGKTIVAVKIIQHHLQVKTRPKIKKIAFVVDKNNLAKQQHDAIQRFVDCRLKVISGDTMREEEFTDLSALLTQYDVFVITAQMLVNAMHKRDVSIESFTLLIFDECHHCHGGHSFYKTMIPYHDKKHGHLEDQIDLPQIVGCTASIGVGKAKNVDQTVEHVKVMMANLDADVLVSVQRNRQELAEKMNTPEQSIVKIQTRKTDEFGTRIKILMTKTEECLKEAADEMDDKYAANPPTTKGNEQYTQWLQDVLLKAVAKVHDPTLSRSLYTARNYLKIYNEGLILYSYARATDCLNAIIENFEELPKPAKTATKVEQHLKSLFENEIENLKVCTTDKRKSEENPLLLKLKEIIVDTYHNESDMRGIVFVRTRPLADILASWMNETDDLKHIKAKKCTGAQAQRTDGGMTKVKQKETIDLFRKGDFKLIFATTIAEEGLDIKECNLVVRYDYAGNPISQIQAKGRGRAENSRFYILASEDKSVAEREWTNSLKEPMMEDAMLIVQQEIATNNERFQLQKQELQRLAKRQREAAAQNKGVREVPDGQYVLRCLKCKEYMCLSGELRKLGSNYACIGQDFKDHVFCKKSEQVKYDGKNLKVGIGKVGCKECREKIGVVALYKEILFPVLQIKSLKIEDDMKRGDNVKKWKTVEERYFKVPPISLVDMEKISEAERLIDMD from the exons ATGGAAGATCTATTACATACTATAGAGGATAGCAGTCACGGCGAAAAGTGGACAAAATTTGTGAACATTGTTGAAAGAAAAG GTTATGAATATGTGGCCAAGGCTTTAAGGGGCGAGGAAGTGAATAGTGATGTTTTTAAGAAGTATACAAGGCTTCTTGAACCACATAAAATGAATCTTGTCGAAAGATTGAACCCAGAGGATTTACTGGTAACGTTAGAAACCCAGAAAAGGGTCATAACCACTACAGACAGAGAACAGATAAAagctgaaatgaaaaataagggtCCTATGGCTGGAACAATCGTTCTTTTAGACAGAATATGGAGAAGGTTTGAGAACTGGTACAGGGCATTCTTAGATGTGCTTTGTCAGAAAGAATACAAATATCTTGTGGAGGAGATTGATGATGAATTTGCAGAAG AATGGGACAAAAAAATCCAGGAAGGAAACCATCCCGAAGATATCAACCAACAATGTTCTGTTG ATGCACAAGGCCAGTTTCAAAATTTCATTACCCCCGTCCAATGCGTCTCTGACAATGACGAGTATAATCTGGGATCATCACTCAATATCAACTCCCTCGTCTCTTCCGGTTGTTCAAGAACCATCAAGCCAATATCCGTATCAGATGACAATCTTGATGAACAAGTCAAAAACGCAGAGGAAATTACTGGAGAAGATGTAGAGGAAACTACTGAGAAAGAAGTAGAAATTACGAAAACCAAAGAAAATCATGCCAATGAGACCGAATCAAACAATGTTTACCCGTGTAAATCAGTAGAGGACACCACGCAAG AATCTACTTCAATAGAAGATAAAGAAGTAATTCTAGATACATTTGAGGAAAGAAGGTACCAGAATGAGTTGGCTGAACCTGCTAAACGAGGCCAAAACTGCTTAATAATAGCTCCAACTGGAAGTGGGAAAACAATCGTTGCTGTCAAAATTATCCAA CATCACCTACAAGTTAAGACCAGGccaaaaatcaagaaaattgcTTTTGTCGTTGACAAAAACAACTTGGCCAAACAGCAGCATGATGCAATTCAGCGTTTCGTCGATTGCCGATTGAAGGTAATATCTGGGGATACCATGCGCGAAGAGGAATTTACAGATCTGTCGGCTCTCCTCACACA GTATGACGTCTTTGTGATAACAGCCCAAATGCTCGTGAATGCAATGCATAAAAGAGATGTTAGCATTGAATCTTTCACACTCCTGATCTTTGATGAATGCCACCATTGCCATGGCGGGCATTCGTTCTATAAAACCATGATTCCTTACCATGACAAGAAACACGGTCACCTGGAGGATCAGATAGACCTACCgcag ATTGTTGGTTGCACGGCTTCTATTGGCGTTGGCAAAGCTAAAAACGTAGATCAAACCGTGGAGCATGTTAAAGTAATGATGGCCAATCTTGATGCAGACGTCCTGGTATCTGTACAAAGAAATAGGCAGGAATTGGCAGAGAAAATGAATACACCGGAGCAAT cTATCGTGAAAATACAAACTCGAAAGACAGATGAATTTGGGACAAGAATAAAGATATTAATGACGAAGACGGAAGAATGTTTGAAAGAAGCAGCAG ACGAAATGGATGATAAATATGCGGCCAATCCCCCAACTACAAAGGGAAATGAACAATACACTCAATGGCTACAGGATGTTCTTTTAAAAGCAGTTGCAAAAGTTCATGACCCTACCCTGAGTCGCTCTTTATATACAGCAAGAAATTACTTAAAG ATTTACAACGAAGGGTTGATTTTGTACTCATACGCCAGAGCGACGGATTGTTTGAATGCCATCATCGAAAACTTTGAGGAACTTCCTAAGCCAGCTAAAACAGCAACGAAAGTAGAACAACACTTAAAGAGTCTATTTGAAA ATGAGATAGAAAACCTAAAGGTCTGCACAACAGACAAAAGAAAGAGTGAAGAAAATCCCCTTCTACTAAAACTTAAAGAGATCATTGTGGATACTTATCATAATGAATCAGATATGAGAGGAATAGTTTTCGTTCGCACGCGCCCGCTCGCAGATATCCTTGCATCTTGGATGAACGAGACTGATGACCTTAAACACATTAAGGCAAAAAAATGTACTGGAGCTCAGGCGCAAAGAACTGATGGCG GAATGACTAAAGTGAAGCAGAAAGAAACCATTGATTTGTTTCGAAAGGGAGACTTTAAATTGATTTTCGCAACAACAATTGCTGAGGAGGGATTGGACATCAAAGAATGTAACCTTGTTGTAAGATATGATTATGCTGGAAACCCAATTTCGCAGATTCAAGCCAAAG GACGAGGGCGTGCTGAAAACAGCCGGTTCTATATTCTGGCATCAGAAGACAAAAGTGTTGCAGAGAGAGAGTGGACAAATTCTTTGAAAGAACCCATGATGGAAGATGCTATGTTGATAGTTCAGCAAGAAATTGCTACAAACAATGAAAGATTCCAGCTTCAAAAACAAGAGTTGCAGCGTTTGGCAAAAAGACAACGAGAAGCTGCAGCCCAGAACAAAGGCGTGAGAGAAGTTCCTGATGGACAATACGTACTCAG ATGCCTGAAATGCAAAGAATACATGTGTCTCTCCGGTGAACTGAGAAAATTAGGGTCTAATTACGCATGTATTGGTCAAGATTTTAAGGATCACGTTTTCTGTAAGAAAAGTGAACAAGTGAAGTACGATGGGAAGAATTTGAAGGTGGGCATAGGAAAGGTAGGATGCAAGGAATGTCGGGAAAAAATTGGAGTCGTCGCTCTTTACAAAGAAATCCTGTTTCCCGTCTTGCAAATTAAGTCTCTAAAAATAGAAGATGACATGAAAAGAGGGGACAACGTAAAAAAGTGGAAAACGGTGGAGGAAAGGTATTTCAAAGTACCTCCTATATCTCTGGTAGATATGGAAAAAATCTCAGAAGCAGAACGCTTGATTGATATGGATTGA